A genomic stretch from Aquila chrysaetos chrysaetos chromosome 1, bAquChr1.4, whole genome shotgun sequence includes:
- the LOC115338946 gene encoding E3 ubiquitin-protein ligase TRIM36-like, with product MCDFCKPPPQGSTKSCVDCSASYCNECFKIHHPWGTVKAQHEYVGPTTNFRPKILMCPEHEMERVNMYCELCRRPVCHLCKLGGCHANHRVTTMSTAYKTLKEKLSKDTEYLISKESQVKAHITQLDLLLKETECNSERAKEEASQSFEKLSSHVLEEKKSAALKAIEASKNFRLEKLQAQAEEYQGLLESNGLVGYAQEVLKETDPSFFVQTAKQLHVRIQKATESLKNFRPAAETTFEDFVVDIAKQEDILGDLAFHSNGLETPEINEEQSRVYNKALISWERPGKRDSADTYVLEYHKLNREEESATWQEIKVCSKSKAIADLDDNSSYAFRVRGYKGSICSPWSQEVILHTPPAPVFSFLFDDKCGYNSEHLLLNPGRTSVESRAGFPLLLGSEHMQVGCYTTLDYIIGDTGIAKGKHFWAFHVEAYSYLVKVGVVSSSKIQKLFHNTYDVTSPRYEQDSGHDSGSEDAFFDSSQPVTRVTLGMKKFFIPMTPASPKDPASRILPLPSCLGICLECDKGKVGFYDAGRMKCLYESKVDCSGMMSPAFALMGGAAVHLEEAVTARYGEYHDDI from the exons ATGTGCGATTTCTGCAAACCGCCACCTCAAGGGTCCACAAAGAGCTGCGTGGACTGCAGTGCAAGCTATTGCAAtgaatgtttcaaaatacaccATCCTTGGGGAACTGTGAAAGCCCAGCATGAATATGTAGGACCAACCACCAACTTCAGACCCAAG attttgatgTGTCCAGAACACGAAATGGAGAGGGTAAACATGTACTGTGAACTCTGCAGAAGGCCTGTTTGTCATCTTTGTAAACTGGGTGGATGTCATGCAAACCATAGAGTAACAACCATGAGCACTGCCTACAAAACCCTTAAG gagaaGCTTTCAAAAGATACCGAGTACCTCATCAGTAAGGAGAGCCAGGTGAAAGCTCACATCACACAGCTGGatctgctgctgaaagaaacaGAG TGCAACAGTGAAAGAGCTAAAGAAGAAGCATCTCAGAGTTTTGAGAAATTATCATCTCATGtcctggaagagaagaaatctgCAGCTCTTAAGGCAATTGAAGCCTCTAAGAATTTCAGGCTGGAAAAATTGCAGGCGCAAGCAGAAGAATATCAAGGGCTCCTGGAAAGTAATGGCCTTGTAGGATATGCTCAAGAAGTGCTTAAAGAAACTGATCcatctttttttgttcaaacagcaaaacaacttCATGTCAG aatCCAAAAAGCTACTGAATCTCTGAAGAACTTCAGGCCAGCAGCTGAAACTACTTTTGAAGACTTTGTGGTGGACATAGCCAAGCAAGAAGACATCCTTGGTGACTTGGCCTTCCATTCCAATG GTCTAGAAACACCAGAAATCaatgaagagcagagcagagtcTACAACAAAGCTCTGATCAGTTGGGAACGCCCTGGGAAGAGAGACTCAGCTGATACCTATGTTCTTGAGTATCATAAGCTTAATAGAGAAGAGGAGAGTGCGACGTGGCAGGAGATCAAAGTTTGCAGCAAGAGCAAAGCAATAGCTGATCTTGATGACAACAGCAGCTATGCCTTCAGAGTTCGAGGATATAAAGGGTCCATCTGTAGCCCTTGGAGCCAAGAAGTTATTTTGCATACGCCTCCAGCTCCAG ttttcagttttctttttgatgacAAATGTGGGTACAACAGCGAACATCTCCTGCTGAACCCAGGAAGAACCTCTGTGGAAAGTAGGGCTGGATTTCCTCTACTGCTGGGATCTGAGCACATGCAGGTCGGATGCTACACAACCCTGGATTACATCATTGGCGACACTGGGATTGCCAAAGGGAAGCACTTCTGGGCTTTTCATGTGGAAGCCTATTCCTACCTGGTGAAAGTGGGAGTTGTTTCTAGCAGCAAGATACAGAAATTGTTCCATAATACCTATGATGTGACCAGCCCAAG aTACGAGCAAGACAGTGGTCATGACAGTGGGAGTGAAGATGCCTTCTTTGACTCATCACAGCCTGTCACACGGGTCACTTTAGGCATGAAGAAGTTCTTTATCCCCATGACACCTGCTTCCCCCAAGGATCCAGCAAGCAGAATCCTCCCCCTGCCGTCGTGCTTGGGCATCTGCCTTGAGTGTGACAAAGGCAAGGTGGGGTTTTACGACGCAGGCCGTATGAAATGCCTTTATGAATCCAAGGTGGACTGCTCTGGCATGATGTCCCCAGCATTTGCCTTAATGGGTGGCGCAGCGGTTCATCTTGAGGAAGCTGTCACAGCAAGGTATGGGGAGTACCACGATGACATCTAG